The following proteins are co-located in the Aquarana catesbeiana isolate 2022-GZ linkage group LG02, ASM4218655v1, whole genome shotgun sequence genome:
- the LOC141129869 gene encoding superoxide dismutase [Cu-Zn]-like → MKAICVLKGSSEVTGVVRFEQEEDGPVTVTGQITGLTDGKHGFHIHTYGDNTNGCVSAGPHFNPQGKTHGGPDDEVRHVGDLGNVTSAGGVADINIKDKLISLKGEHSIIGRTAVVHEKEDDLGKGGDNESLITGNAGGRLACGVIGICQ, encoded by the coding sequence ATGAAGGCGATCTGTGTGTTGAAGGGAAGCTCTGAGGTGACCGGCGTGGTCCGCTTCGAGCAGGAAGAAGATGGACCAGTAACCGTTACCGGTCAAATCACTGGCCTGACTGATGGGAAGCATGGCTTTCATATCCACACATATGGAGATAACACTAACGGCTGTGTAAGTGCTGGTCCACATTTCAACCCCCAAGGCAAGACCCATGGAGGTCCAGATGATGAAGTGAGGCATGTTGGAGACCTTGGAAATGTAACATCAGCTGGTGGCGTTGCTGATATtaatattaaagataaactaattAGTTTAAAAGGAGAGCATTCTATCATTGGACGCACAGCGGTGGTCCATGAGAAGGAAGATGACTTGGGAAAAGGTGGAGACAATGAGAGCCTGATAACTGGCAATGCTGGTGGGCGTTTGGCCTGTGGAGTCATTGGAATTTGCCAGTGA